TGAAGCCGTGGGTTCTTTGTTAGGTTAGCCCGGTTAAACATCAAAAAAATGGACACGCTCACCCTTCCTAAGCGTGTCCATTTTTTGTGTACTCGTAGGCTAGCAGCTAGCCTTAGTAGCCAAAAGCTCGGGTTTGTTTTTCGTTGAAGGGCTTAGATTTCTTTTCATAGCACTGCAGCCCTGCGTTGCTAAGAACGATCTGGTGGCCCTGGAAGTGGTGAAACTCACCGCTGACTGCGCCTTCCCAGTCACCGAGATCGCGGGCAGTCTCTAGAAAGCGCTGAAAGGTCTTGGTTCTGATTTCGGCAATAACGACGTAGCCATCGCAGAACACTTCGATTTTGGTGAAGCCTTTTGAGCCAGGCCCCGCCAAAGGAACACCGCTAAATTTAACTCTGACGTCAACTCGTCCTTTCGCAGGCATTTTTCGGGTCTTTTTTCAGGTCGATTGTGTGCAGTATTGCTGCTCTTATCACAATAGCTCAGCCGGTCTGGCTCTCGCACTAGGCATAGAACTGGCCGGTTTTGTGCTGAGCGCAATCGCATCTCGATAGTTTTCCATTTTTGAGGATTTCTGGCAAGGGGGAAATTTGCGATCGCACCAAACCCAGGCCAAATCAAGCGGGAGAGAATCATTACAGCGTCTCTGACTAGGCCAAGCGGCAGCCAACTAAGCCGCCAGCAGCTTTAACACAGCAAGAATCAACAAGACAAGATTCGCCTGGCCCATTTAGTGTTGGGCTGCTGATGTGCTGCCGACTGGCATCCATCCATCTAAACTTCCGTGGAGCGGAATTCCCGAGACAGCTCCATTTCCTATTTCGCAATAGCCTCCCGATACGTTTCCCCCTAGCAGCTTCTAGGCAGCCCCTACAACCCCTATGCCCGAGCAAAACCTCGAACCTCTATTTCTACAGCCCCTCGATCCGTGGCTGCGCGAACAAATTTTGCGGCTCAGTGTCGATATGCTGAGCGTAGGACTTTTGACCTGCACCGCCTGCGAAAAAGTGTTTGGTGAATACATCCTAGAGTACAAAGGCGAGACATTTCGGCTGCCAGCAGGCAAAGCCTACGCATTTCTCAAGTACGTGCAAGAAACGACAACCGATTCATTCCAATAACCCAGCGCCCTACCATGAGCAAACCTGTCCTTCTGACCGTGGACGACGATGCGGATGTGCTGCAGGCAATTTCTCGTGACCTGCGCAAGCAGTATGGCGATCGTTACCGGGTGCTCCGAGCTGATTCTGGCAGCGCCGCCCTCGATACCCTGAAAAAGCTCAAACTCCAGAATGACTCTGTGGCGCTGATGCTGGTAGACCAGCGGATGCCCGAGATGAACGGGGTTGAGTTTTTAGAACAGGCACTAGAGCTTTTTCCAGAGGCAAAGCGGGCGCTGCTGACTGCCTATAGCGATACCGATGCGGCCATTCGTGCCATCAACGAGGTCAGCCTCGACTATTACTTAATGAAGCCTTGGGACCCGCCCGAAGAGCAGCTGTACCCAGTAATTGATGACCTGCTAACCGATTGGCAGGCCCACTTTAAGCCTCCCTTTGAGGGCATTCGCGTCATCGGCGATCGCTGGAACCCGCGCAGCCACCAGGTAAAAGACTTTCTATCGCGCAACCAGATTCCCTACCGCTGGATGGACGTTGAGCAAAACAAGGAAGCTGTCACCCTGCTTGAGTTGACGGATTTGGAGAAGCCAGTGCTGCCGCTGGTGCTCTTTCCCAATGGCGATCGGCTGGTGCAGCCCAGCAACACCCAGCTAGCCGCTAAGGTGGGGCTGCAGACGGTCGCGGCCAAGCCCTTTTATGACCTGGCCATCATCGGCGGCGGGCCTGCCGGACTGGCAGCGGCAGTCTATGGTGCATCGGAGGGGCTGCGGACGGTGCTGATCGAGCGCGAGGCCCCTGGCGGACAGGCGGGCACCAGCTCTCGGATTGAAAACTACCTGGGCTTTCCGGTAGGGCTCAGCGGCAGCGATCTGGCTCGACGAGCCGTCAGCCAGGCCCGCCGCTTTGGGGTCGAGATTTTGTCGCCCCAGGAGGTGCAGGGCCTGCGGGTAGAAAACGATTATCGCTTCATCACCCTCTCTGACGGCATTGAGATTAGCTGTCACGCGCTGATTTTGGCCCTAGGCGTTTCCTGGAAGCGGATGAACACCATACCCGGCATGGAACGGTTAACCGGAGCCGGGGTGTATTACGGAGCCGCCCAGACCGAGGCCCTAGCTTGCGCCGATGAGGATGTCTACATTATTGGTGGCGCTAACTCGGCCGGACAAGCCGCCATGTACTTCTCTAAGTACGCGCGCAAAACTACCCTGCTTGTGCGGGGCGACTCGCTCACTAAAAGCATGTCTCAGTACCTAATTGAACAGATTGAGGCGGCTCCTAATATTGAGGTGCTGGCTCATACCAGCGTGATTGAGGCCAAGGGAGAGACTAGCCTAGAGGCGCTGGTGCTGCAAAATTCTCAGACGGGCGCAACAGAGACGGTGCCCACCAACTCTCTGTTTATCTTTATCGGCGCAATGCCCCGCACTGAATGGCTAGATGGGCTGGTTCAAAGAGATGAGCGGGGCTACCTGCTGACCGGGGGCGAACTTGAGTCAGAGGTGCCGCCTGCTCAGGTTTGGCCGCTGGAGCGACCGCCCTACCTGCTAGAGACCAATGTACCCGGCGTGTTTGCCGTCGGAGATGTGCGGCGTGGATCGGTTAAGCGGGTGGCTTCTGGGGTGGGCGAGGGGTCAATCTGCGTTCAGTTTGTGCATCGGTACTTAGGCGACCTGCTATGAGGCGGCAAGACATGCTCTGCATTGATGATTTGCTCATTCTAGAGCCGTTTAACCAGCTGCCTAGGGAGCGGCTGGAGTGGCTGTGCGATCGCACCTCCTCCCTCCAGTGTGCTAAAGGCGACTTGCTGGTGCACGAAGGCGACCAGGTCGACACAATATATGTGCTGATTTCTGGCCGCATCAGCATTACTCGGTTCACGGAAGGGACACAGATGCCGCTGGGGCAGCACGATGCGCCGGGCTATTTTGGCGAAATCCCGGTGCTGACAGGGGAACCTGCGCCAGTAACGATGTATGCCGCCACCGAGTGTCAGCTGCACAAGATTTCTGGCGACGATTTTCTCACCCTGCTACACGAGTGCCGCAGCTTTGAGCAGACCGTGTTTCGCCTGTTTCAGCAGCGGCTGCGAGGCCTAGAGTCATTCATTCGCAGCCGTGAGAAAATGGCGGCGCTGGGCACGATGGCGGCGGGGCTAGCCCACGAGCTAAATAACCCCGCTGCGGCGTTAGTGCGGGCCTTACGTGATGTAGTGCCAGCTATCCGCGAATTGGAGCACATGAACCTGCTCTACGGGCAGAGCCAGGTCGATCCGGAGCACACCAAGCAGTGGCAGGCCACCCGTGATGCCGGATACGAAGCGATTTTGAATCATCGGATAGACTCGGCCACCTTGGGCGATCGCGAGGAGGAACTGCTCGAATGGCTCGAAGACTATGGAGTTGACCAGGCTTGGAAGCTAACTGAGCCGCTGGCGCTGGCAGGTATCAGCACAGACACCCTGGAATCTTTGATAGCCCGCTGGCGAGACGACCCTTCCGAACTGCGAGACCAGGGGATTCGCTGGCTGGCCCTCTCCTTTGAAGTGATGTCTATGATTCAGAGCGGGCTACATGGGGCCGAGCGGATCTCGGTTTTGGTCAAGTCGATGAAGTCTTACTCCTACATGGATCAGGGAGCGCAGCAAATCGTCGACATCCACGACGGGCTAGAAGACACGCTGCGGCTGATGTCGTTTAAGCTCAAGCACGGGGTGACCGTGTGCCGCCAGTACGACTCAACCCTGCCCAAAGTTTCGGCCCACGGCAGTGAACTCAATCAGGTCTGGACTAACCTGATCGACAACGCTATTGACGCCATGGACGGCAAGGGCACGCTGACCCTCAAAACCTGCTGGTTTAAAAACTGTGTGCGCGTCGAAATTATCGATTCGGGCAGCGGCATTCCCCCCGAAATTAAGACACGGATTTATGAGCCGTTCTTTACCACCAAGCCGGTCGGCAAAGGGACGGGCTTGGGCCTCGAAACCGTCCGTCGCATTATCGAGAATCGGCACCAAGGCACCCTCTCGGTCGAGTCTGTACCGGGGAAAACCTGCTTTGCCGTAGGGCTACCGGTTCAGTAGTCCAATTTTAGGAAAAGAGTGCTGCGGATAGGGGGTGGATGGGTAGATGGGTGGATGAGTAGTGGCTATTTGGACAATTGGCATAGCGTGATCTGTAGAAACGTGATCCGTCATTAGAAAGAGCCGCACAGACAGCCTGCTGCCTACGATGTAAGCGTTGACCGCCTACATTTGACAAATAATGAATTCATCCACCCGCCCCTTAGCTGTTGTTACCGGGGCCTCTAGCGGCATCGGCTACGAACTGGCCAAACAATTTGCCGAAAATGGCTTTGACCTGCTCATTACGGCCACTGGCCCCAGCATCAACGAAGCCGCTCAAACCTTACAGGAGCTAGGAGCCAACGTTAAAACCGTACAGTCTGACCTGTCAACCTATGAGGGGGTCGAGATCCTATATCAGGAGATTGTGTCGGCCAGTCGGCCTGTCGATGCGATCGCAATCAACGCGGGTGTGGGCGTAGGCGGCGAGTTTGCTCGCGAAACCGACCTCAGAGACGAGCTGAATCTGCTCAATCTCAACGTTGTCTCAACCGTCCACTTGGCGAAGCGGGTGGTTAAAGACATGGTGAATCGCGGTGAGGGCCGCATCCTCTTCACCTCTTCCATAGCCTCCATCATGCCTGGCCCCTTTGAAGCAGTCTATGCAGCTTCAAAAGCCTTCACCCATTCTTTTGCCGAGGCATTGCGCAACGAGCTAAAAGACACTGGAGTGACGGTCACCTCTCTGATGCCAGGGCCAACCGACACCAACTTCTTCGACCGCGCCGACATGAACGACACCCTGGCTGACTCCGTCATACAAGACGATCCGACTGAGGTCGCTAAGCAGGGGTTTGAAGCGCTGATGTCGGGCAAAGACAGCATCATTGCTGGGTCTTTCATGACCAAGCTTCAGGGCAACGTTGCTAAAGTTTTGCCCGACACGGTGAAGACAGCTCTGCACCGCCAGATCGCTGAACCGCGCTCAGGTAAGTAGCTACCTGGGCAGGCGAATTGCCGTTGTCTGACAACCGTTCAGCAACGGCAATTCGCTAACATCCTTC
This sequence is a window from Pseudanabaena sp. FACHB-2040. Protein-coding genes within it:
- a CDS encoding response regulator, producing MSKPVLLTVDDDADVLQAISRDLRKQYGDRYRVLRADSGSAALDTLKKLKLQNDSVALMLVDQRMPEMNGVEFLEQALELFPEAKRALLTAYSDTDAAIRAINEVSLDYYLMKPWDPPEEQLYPVIDDLLTDWQAHFKPPFEGIRVIGDRWNPRSHQVKDFLSRNQIPYRWMDVEQNKEAVTLLELTDLEKPVLPLVLFPNGDRLVQPSNTQLAAKVGLQTVAAKPFYDLAIIGGGPAGLAAAVYGASEGLRTVLIEREAPGGQAGTSSRIENYLGFPVGLSGSDLARRAVSQARRFGVEILSPQEVQGLRVENDYRFITLSDGIEISCHALILALGVSWKRMNTIPGMERLTGAGVYYGAAQTEALACADEDVYIIGGANSAGQAAMYFSKYARKTTLLVRGDSLTKSMSQYLIEQIEAAPNIEVLAHTSVIEAKGETSLEALVLQNSQTGATETVPTNSLFIFIGAMPRTEWLDGLVQRDERGYLLTGGELESEVPPAQVWPLERPPYLLETNVPGVFAVGDVRRGSVKRVASGVGEGSICVQFVHRYLGDLL
- a CDS encoding ATP-binding protein is translated as MLCIDDLLILEPFNQLPRERLEWLCDRTSSLQCAKGDLLVHEGDQVDTIYVLISGRISITRFTEGTQMPLGQHDAPGYFGEIPVLTGEPAPVTMYAATECQLHKISGDDFLTLLHECRSFEQTVFRLFQQRLRGLESFIRSREKMAALGTMAAGLAHELNNPAAALVRALRDVVPAIRELEHMNLLYGQSQVDPEHTKQWQATRDAGYEAILNHRIDSATLGDREEELLEWLEDYGVDQAWKLTEPLALAGISTDTLESLIARWRDDPSELRDQGIRWLALSFEVMSMIQSGLHGAERISVLVKSMKSYSYMDQGAQQIVDIHDGLEDTLRLMSFKLKHGVTVCRQYDSTLPKVSAHGSELNQVWTNLIDNAIDAMDGKGTLTLKTCWFKNCVRVEIIDSGSGIPPEIKTRIYEPFFTTKPVGKGTGLGLETVRRIIENRHQGTLSVESVPGKTCFAVGLPVQ
- a CDS encoding SDR family NAD(P)-dependent oxidoreductase, whose protein sequence is MNSSTRPLAVVTGASSGIGYELAKQFAENGFDLLITATGPSINEAAQTLQELGANVKTVQSDLSTYEGVEILYQEIVSASRPVDAIAINAGVGVGGEFARETDLRDELNLLNLNVVSTVHLAKRVVKDMVNRGEGRILFTSSIASIMPGPFEAVYAASKAFTHSFAEALRNELKDTGVTVTSLMPGPTDTNFFDRADMNDTLADSVIQDDPTEVAKQGFEALMSGKDSIIAGSFMTKLQGNVAKVLPDTVKTALHRQIAEPRSGK